Proteins from a genomic interval of Lysobacter stagni:
- a CDS encoding peptidoglycan DD-metalloendopeptidase family protein, whose translation MTASDSSTDRRQRLKAKREAALHRPVLARHSEGFTGRWSRRQWAHASLFATLGLLVAAIVPGFGPTSNVQPLHAQRASLALSLPPLPLARLRGHSGDSWQIVRVERGQTLGAVFEDLDLPASTMHRILDAAGGDKAVLTRLKPGTELAFDLPANGELRTFRYDRDDSHRVELALSGDKVTENVIVRPTEMRTVVISGKVGKSLFRSARKLGLTGSNINTLTDEIFKYDIDFNEDVGANDRFSVVVEQTWREGELLRTGPVLAATFTTGGKLHTGFRFERDGKSEYFTGDGRPLKKSFIRMPIPYARLTSNFGTRHHPVLGRTRMHKGVDYAARTGTPIMAAGDARVKSAGWMGGYGNAVVLDHGRGYSTLYGHMSRIGKIRPGQRIAQGTVIGYVGSTGMSTGPHLHYEFRVNGVHRNPLSITMPPPEPLSGAALAQFRAQTSVALARIQKVENIIYADAGEASPAVAQAKKPAKTKA comes from the coding sequence ATGACAGCATCCGATAGCAGTACGGACCGGCGCCAACGCCTCAAGGCCAAGCGCGAAGCCGCTCTGCACCGACCGGTGCTGGCACGTCATTCGGAAGGGTTCACTGGTCGCTGGTCGCGTCGCCAGTGGGCGCATGCAAGCCTGTTCGCCACGCTCGGCCTGCTGGTCGCGGCAATCGTTCCCGGCTTTGGTCCGACGTCCAACGTACAACCGCTGCATGCGCAGCGCGCGTCACTCGCCCTCTCGCTGCCGCCGCTCCCGCTGGCGCGCCTGCGGGGCCATAGCGGCGACAGCTGGCAGATCGTCCGCGTCGAGCGCGGCCAGACCCTCGGCGCCGTGTTCGAGGACCTGGACCTGCCGGCCTCGACCATGCATCGCATCCTCGACGCGGCGGGCGGCGACAAGGCCGTGCTCACGCGCCTCAAGCCCGGCACGGAACTCGCATTCGATCTGCCCGCCAACGGCGAGCTGCGCACCTTCCGCTACGATCGCGACGACAGCCATCGCGTGGAACTGGCCCTGTCCGGCGACAAGGTCACCGAGAACGTGATCGTGCGTCCGACGGAAATGCGCACCGTCGTCATCAGCGGCAAGGTCGGCAAGTCGCTGTTCCGTTCGGCACGCAAGCTGGGCCTGACCGGCAGCAACATCAACACGCTGACCGACGAGATCTTCAAGTACGACATCGACTTCAACGAAGACGTCGGCGCGAACGACCGCTTCAGCGTCGTGGTCGAACAGACCTGGCGCGAAGGCGAGCTGCTGCGCACCGGCCCGGTGCTGGCGGCCACCTTCACCACCGGCGGCAAGCTGCATACCGGTTTCCGCTTCGAGCGCGACGGCAAGTCGGAGTACTTCACCGGCGACGGTCGTCCGCTGAAGAAGAGCTTCATCCGCATGCCCATTCCGTATGCGCGCCTGACCTCCAACTTCGGCACGCGCCACCACCCGGTGCTGGGCCGCACGCGCATGCACAAAGGCGTGGACTACGCCGCGCGCACCGGCACGCCGATCATGGCCGCCGGCGACGCGCGCGTGAAGTCCGCCGGCTGGATGGGCGGCTACGGCAACGCCGTCGTCCTCGACCACGGCCGCGGCTATTCCACGCTGTACGGCCACATGTCGCGCATCGGCAAGATCCGCCCGGGTCAACGCATCGCCCAGGGCACGGTGATCGGCTACGTCGGCAGCACCGGCATGTCCACCGGCCCGCACCTGCACTACGAGTTCCGCGTGAACGGCGTGCACCGCAACCCGCTGTCGATCACGATGCCGCCGCCGGAGCCGCTGTCAGGCGCCGCGCTGGCGCAGTTCCGCGCGCAGACTTCGGTCGCGCTGGCGCGCATTCAGAAGGTCGAGAACATCATCTACGCCGACGCGGGCGAGGCCTCTCCGGCCGTCGCACAGGCGAAGAAGCCCGCCAAGACCAAGGCCTGA
- a CDS encoding anhydro-N-acetylmuramic acid kinase — MPALPTGPADAASDGLFVGLISGTSADGIDAALVRFTSQSSVPARVELLLGRTYAWDEAVRDRLVALGQGGEAQSLDELATLDVQIAEAFAAATLRLIEESGVPASSIRAIGSHGQTVRHRPEGARFDGRHPFTWQLGDGNLIAERTGIATVADFRRRDVAAGGHGAPLLPALHAALLHNDDESRAVLNLGGIANFTLLPQAGLVRGFDTGPANCLLDAWCQRHTGKPFDASGAFAAQGRLDADLLARLLDEPWFVLPPPKSTGREQFHLGWVERRLHGDEAAADVQATLLELSAMTVADALRTQQPDTRRVLVCGGGVHNPRLLARIGAHLPGVTVESTARHGVDPDFVEAMGFAWLARQTLSGLPGNLPSVTGARGPRVLGAIYPAA; from the coding sequence GTGCCGGCCCTTCCGACCGGGCCTGCGGACGCCGCGTCCGACGGGCTCTTCGTCGGCCTGATCTCCGGCACCAGCGCCGACGGCATCGACGCGGCGCTGGTGCGGTTCACCTCTCAATCGTCGGTGCCCGCACGGGTCGAGCTGCTACTCGGCCGCACCTACGCCTGGGACGAGGCCGTGCGCGATCGCCTGGTCGCCCTGGGCCAGGGCGGCGAAGCCCAATCGCTGGACGAGCTGGCCACGCTGGACGTGCAGATCGCCGAGGCCTTCGCGGCTGCGACGCTGCGGTTGATCGAGGAGTCCGGCGTTCCGGCCAGCAGCATCCGCGCGATCGGTTCGCATGGCCAGACGGTGCGCCATCGCCCCGAGGGCGCGCGCTTCGATGGTCGCCATCCCTTCACGTGGCAGCTGGGCGATGGAAACCTCATCGCGGAGCGGACCGGTATCGCAACGGTGGCCGATTTCCGCCGCCGCGACGTGGCCGCCGGCGGCCATGGCGCGCCGCTGCTGCCCGCGCTGCATGCGGCGCTGCTGCACAACGACGACGAAAGCCGCGCCGTGCTCAACCTGGGCGGCATCGCCAATTTCACGTTGTTGCCGCAAGCCGGGCTGGTGCGCGGCTTCGATACGGGCCCGGCCAACTGCCTGCTCGACGCGTGGTGCCAGCGCCATACCGGCAAGCCGTTCGACGCCAGCGGCGCCTTCGCCGCGCAGGGCCGGCTGGATGCGGACCTGCTGGCCCGCCTGCTGGACGAACCCTGGTTCGTGTTGCCGCCGCCCAAGAGCACCGGGCGCGAGCAGTTCCATCTGGGCTGGGTCGAGCGCCGCCTGCACGGCGACGAGGCCGCGGCGGACGTCCAGGCCACGCTGCTGGAACTCAGCGCCATGACGGTCGCCGATGCCCTGCGCACGCAGCAGCCCGACACCCGCCGCGTGCTGGTGTGCGGCGGAGGCGTGCACAACCCGCGGCTGCTCGCCCGCATCGGAGCGCACCTGCCGGGCGTGACCGTGGAATCCACCGCCCGACACGGCGTGGATCCGGACTTCGTGGAAGCGATGGGATTCGCCTGGCTGGCGCGCCAGACGCTGTCCGGCCTGCCGGGCAATCTGCCCAGCGTCACCGGTGCGCGCGGGCCGCGCGTGCTGGGTGCGATCTATCCCGCGGCCTGA
- a CDS encoding AmpG family muropeptide MFS transporter: MTSETAAGERKPAQTGWRLVLANLRQPKVLVMLLLGFSSGIPIYLVGNTLGFWMRENAIELSTIGFLSWVGLAYSLKFLWAPLIDKLDAPLLGRWLGRRRGWMLLSQIVVAIALTGMAMVQPLEGELVLAGFALDQLLVFGALALVVALASATQDIVIDAWRIEIADSNEQQGLLTSTSALGYRGALLVTDSLILIFAAHIGWSMSYELMALLMGVGVVATFVAREPAASLQASATSHPKLLTPQGLYDAVINPFVVFFRDHGSWAILMLLAISLYRLPDFVLGPMANPFYADLGIDKETVGAVRGTFGLVATILGIAAAGLSAVRFGFFRTLLAGAVLGPGSNLAFSYLALHGADAGVFTAVMAIDNFCSGFAGVALIGYMSSLTNVGYTATQYALLSSFYALPGKVLKGLSGVAIEHLEVGRSLLEAYSLFFAGTALIGIPALLLCLILTMRRPGAGLNAPAVN, translated from the coding sequence ATGACCTCTGAGACCGCGGCGGGCGAACGCAAGCCCGCACAAACCGGCTGGCGCCTCGTACTGGCGAACCTGCGCCAGCCCAAGGTGCTGGTGATGCTGCTGCTGGGATTCAGCTCGGGCATCCCGATCTACCTGGTCGGCAACACGCTCGGCTTCTGGATGCGCGAGAACGCAATCGAGCTGTCGACGATCGGGTTCCTGTCGTGGGTGGGGCTGGCGTATTCGCTGAAGTTCCTGTGGGCGCCGCTGATCGACAAGCTCGATGCGCCGTTACTGGGCCGATGGTTGGGACGCCGACGCGGCTGGATGCTGTTGTCGCAGATCGTCGTCGCGATCGCGCTGACGGGTATGGCGATGGTGCAGCCGCTGGAAGGCGAGCTGGTGCTGGCCGGCTTCGCGCTAGACCAGCTGCTGGTGTTCGGCGCGCTGGCGCTGGTGGTGGCGCTCGCTTCGGCGACGCAGGACATCGTCATCGACGCCTGGCGCATCGAGATCGCCGACAGCAACGAGCAGCAGGGCCTGCTGACCTCGACCTCCGCACTGGGCTACCGCGGTGCGCTCCTGGTCACCGATTCGCTGATCCTGATCTTCGCCGCGCACATCGGCTGGTCGATGTCGTACGAGCTGATGGCGCTGCTGATGGGCGTGGGCGTGGTCGCCACGTTCGTCGCTCGCGAGCCGGCTGCCAGCCTGCAGGCGTCGGCGACTTCGCATCCAAAACTGCTCACGCCGCAGGGCCTGTACGACGCGGTGATCAATCCGTTCGTCGTGTTCTTCCGCGACCACGGCAGCTGGGCCATCCTGATGCTGCTGGCGATCAGTCTCTACCGCCTGCCGGACTTCGTACTGGGGCCCATGGCCAATCCGTTCTATGCCGATCTGGGCATCGACAAGGAAACCGTCGGCGCGGTACGCGGCACGTTCGGCCTGGTGGCGACGATCCTTGGCATCGCCGCGGCCGGTCTGAGCGCGGTGCGCTTCGGCTTTTTCCGCACCCTGCTGGCCGGCGCGGTACTGGGGCCCGGCTCCAATCTCGCGTTTTCCTACCTGGCGCTCCATGGCGCCGACGCCGGCGTGTTCACCGCGGTCATGGCCATCGACAACTTCTGCAGCGGTTTCGCCGGGGTGGCACTCATCGGCTACATGTCCAGCCTGACCAACGTCGGCTACACCGCCACCCAGTACGCCCTGCTCAGCAGTTTCTACGCCCTGCCGGGCAAGGTGCTGAAAGGATTGTCCGGCGTGGCGATCGAACATCTGGAAGTGGGCCGCAGTTTGCTGGAGGCCTATTCGCTATTCTTTGCGGGAACGGCTCTGATCGGCATACCAGCACTGCTGCTCTGCCTGATCCTGACCATGCGCCGTCCCGGTGCCGGCCTCAACGCACCTGCGGTGAATTGA
- a CDS encoding exodeoxyribonuclease III has protein sequence MRIISFNANGLRSAANKGFFDWFRTQDADVLCVQETKAQEHQLAGPQFLPEGYRAWFKDAITKKGYSGVAIYSRREPDEVRTSMGWAPFDDEGRYIEARFGNVSVVSFYIPSGSSGEERQGFKFRVMDWLKPHLDEWLASGREYVLCGDWNIVRSKLDIKNWSSNQKNSGCLPPEREWLNGLCVDTSGWVDAYRALHAEGQDYTWWSNRGAARANNVGWRIDYQLVTPGLASKLKACSILREPRFSDHAPFTVDYDL, from the coding sequence ATGCGCATCATCAGCTTCAACGCCAACGGTCTGCGTTCGGCCGCCAACAAGGGGTTCTTCGACTGGTTCCGCACGCAGGATGCGGATGTCCTGTGCGTCCAGGAGACCAAGGCGCAGGAGCACCAGCTCGCCGGCCCGCAGTTCCTCCCCGAGGGCTACCGCGCCTGGTTCAAGGATGCGATCACGAAGAAGGGCTACAGCGGCGTGGCCATCTACAGCCGCCGCGAGCCGGACGAGGTGCGCACCTCGATGGGCTGGGCGCCGTTCGACGACGAGGGCCGTTACATCGAGGCGCGTTTCGGCAACGTCAGCGTGGTGTCGTTCTACATCCCGTCGGGCTCCTCGGGCGAAGAGCGCCAGGGCTTCAAGTTCCGCGTGATGGACTGGCTGAAGCCGCACCTGGACGAATGGCTGGCCAGCGGCCGCGAGTACGTGTTGTGCGGCGACTGGAACATCGTGCGATCGAAGCTGGACATCAAGAACTGGAGCAGCAACCAGAAGAACTCCGGCTGCCTGCCGCCCGAACGCGAATGGCTCAATGGCCTGTGCGTCGACACCTCCGGCTGGGTCGATGCCTACCGCGCGCTGCATGCGGAAGGACAGGACTACACCTGGTGGAGCAATCGCGGCGCCGCGCGCGCGAACAACGTCGGTTGGCGCATCGACTACCAGCTGGTGACGCCGGGCCTGGCGTCGAAGCTGAAGGCCTGCTCGATCCTGCGCGAACCGCGCTTCTCCGACCACGCACCGTTCACGGTCGACTATGACCTCTGA
- a CDS encoding GNAT family N-acetyltransferase, with protein sequence MSVVTERVRVEPILDPDSATARAVRSLRVTRDQVRFVGETVFNLADTLRDPCSEAMAVLIDETVIGFYRLDFAPNAVVGRSLGMPSVGLRAFVIDQDWQGRGLGAQAMAACCEDLRTRHPERAALVLTVNTVNAPAITAYRRAGFVDTGELFNGGSAGPQHIMLSFLRSTAPSTAST encoded by the coding sequence ATGTCCGTCGTCACCGAACGCGTCCGCGTCGAGCCCATCCTCGACCCCGATTCCGCCACCGCGCGGGCGGTGCGTTCGCTGCGCGTGACCCGGGATCAGGTCCGCTTCGTGGGCGAGACGGTCTTCAACCTCGCCGACACCCTGCGCGACCCGTGCAGTGAGGCGATGGCGGTGCTCATCGATGAGACCGTCATCGGCTTCTACCGGCTGGATTTCGCGCCGAACGCCGTGGTCGGCCGCTCCCTGGGCATGCCCAGCGTGGGCCTGCGCGCGTTCGTGATCGACCAGGACTGGCAGGGTCGCGGCCTCGGTGCACAAGCCATGGCCGCCTGCTGCGAGGACCTGCGAACCCGCCACCCCGAACGCGCCGCGCTCGTGCTTACCGTGAACACCGTCAACGCGCCTGCGATCACCGCCTACCGGCGCGCCGGGTTCGTCGATACCGGCGAGCTGTTCAACGGCGGCAGCGCCGGCCCGCAGCACATCATGCTGTCCTTCCTTCGATCCACTGCCCCTTCGACCGCTTCGACATGA
- the pyrE gene encoding orotate phosphoribosyltransferase, whose amino-acid sequence MTDHRSRFLQLALQADALRFGEFTLKSGRQSPYFFNAGRFDSGAALAGLAGCYADAIDAHGVAFDLLFGPAYKGIPLATALACEYARRGRDLPVAFNRKEAKSHGEGGNLIGAPLQGRRVLIVDDVITAGTAIREALGLIRDAGGETAGIVIALDRQEAVDPATSRRSAAQTVAADHGLPVIAVATLGDLLAFAGDRAELSTQRERLLAYRQAYGSQADA is encoded by the coding sequence ATGACCGATCACCGCTCCCGCTTCCTGCAACTGGCCCTCCAGGCCGACGCCCTGCGCTTCGGCGAGTTCACCCTCAAGTCCGGGCGCCAGAGCCCCTACTTCTTCAACGCGGGCCGCTTCGACTCCGGTGCGGCGCTGGCCGGACTGGCCGGCTGCTATGCCGATGCCATCGACGCGCATGGCGTCGCCTTCGACCTGCTCTTCGGGCCGGCTTACAAGGGCATTCCGCTGGCGACGGCGCTGGCCTGCGAGTACGCACGACGCGGCCGCGATCTGCCGGTGGCGTTCAACCGCAAGGAAGCCAAGAGCCATGGCGAGGGCGGCAACCTGATCGGCGCACCGCTGCAGGGCCGACGCGTGCTGATCGTGGACGACGTGATCACCGCCGGCACCGCCATCCGCGAGGCCCTGGGCCTGATCCGCGACGCAGGCGGCGAGACGGCGGGCATCGTCATCGCGCTGGACCGGCAGGAAGCCGTGGACCCTGCCACTTCCCGACGCTCTGCGGCACAAACGGTCGCAGCCGACCATGGCCTGCCCGTGATCGCGGTGGCCACCCTGGGCGACCTGCTGGCTTTCGCGGGCGACCGTGCGGAGCTTTCGACGCAACGAGAGCGCCTGCTCGCGTACCGCCAGGCCTACGGCAGCCAGGCCGACGCCTGA